One stretch of Haladaptatus sp. R4 DNA includes these proteins:
- a CDS encoding CHY zinc finger protein, whose protein sequence is MRTIHGIDVHGVDVDAETRCAHYDTERDVIAIRFPCCDEYYPCFRCHDAVAEHPRETWPEDERDTEAVLCGVCGAELTIAEYLDSGSQCPDCDAEFNPACANHYELYFDG, encoded by the coding sequence ATGCGAACCATCCACGGAATCGACGTCCACGGCGTCGATGTAGACGCCGAAACGCGCTGTGCCCACTACGACACGGAGCGTGACGTGATCGCAATTCGGTTCCCGTGCTGTGACGAGTATTATCCCTGTTTTCGGTGTCACGACGCGGTCGCCGAGCATCCGCGCGAAACGTGGCCGGAAGACGAACGGGACACCGAGGCGGTGCTGTGCGGCGTCTGCGGTGCGGAACTGACGATTGCGGAGTATCTCGATTCTGGCTCGCAGTGTCCCGACTGTGACGCCGAATTCAATCCGGCCTGTGCGAACCACTACGAGTTATACTTCGACGGGTGA
- a CDS encoding type II glyceraldehyde-3-phosphate dehydrogenase — MLQVGINGYGTIGKRVADAVRAQPDMEIVGVAKTRPNFEAESAVEKGYPLYAAIEERADQFDDAGIELAGMVDEMVEAADVVVDACPSGIGAENKSLYDEYDTPALYQGGEDASVGETSFNARANYDESIGAQHVRVVSCNTTGLSRLVAPLREEYGVEKVRATLVRRGGDPAQTGRGPINDIVPNPVSLPSHHGPDVKTIFPDLAIDTLGLKVPATLMHMHSINVSLESEPDARDVRELLESQSRLFVVPEHMDIDGAGKLKEYAMDRGRPRGDFWENCVWGESVSMEGNDLYLFQAIHQESDVVPENVDAIRAVTNTADAEESIETTNDALGIGF; from the coding sequence ATGCTACAGGTCGGCATTAACGGGTACGGGACTATCGGGAAGCGAGTCGCTGACGCCGTCCGCGCACAACCGGACATGGAAATCGTCGGTGTCGCGAAGACCCGGCCCAATTTCGAGGCCGAAAGTGCCGTCGAGAAGGGTTATCCGCTCTACGCCGCGATCGAAGAGCGGGCGGACCAGTTCGACGACGCGGGTATCGAACTCGCGGGAATGGTGGACGAGATGGTCGAAGCGGCCGACGTCGTCGTGGACGCTTGCCCATCTGGTATCGGCGCGGAGAACAAATCGCTGTACGACGAGTACGACACGCCCGCGCTGTATCAGGGCGGCGAGGACGCGAGCGTCGGCGAGACGAGCTTCAACGCCCGCGCCAACTACGACGAATCGATCGGCGCACAGCACGTCCGCGTCGTGTCGTGCAACACGACCGGTCTCTCCCGGCTCGTCGCCCCGCTCCGCGAGGAGTACGGCGTCGAGAAGGTTCGGGCGACCCTCGTCCGTCGCGGTGGCGACCCGGCCCAGACCGGTCGCGGTCCCATCAACGACATCGTCCCGAATCCGGTGTCGCTGCCGTCCCACCACGGTCCGGACGTGAAAACGATCTTCCCGGACCTCGCCATCGATACGCTCGGACTGAAGGTTCCGGCGACGCTGATGCACATGCACAGCATCAACGTCTCGCTCGAATCCGAACCCGACGCCCGGGACGTGCGCGAACTGCTCGAAAGCCAGTCGCGGCTGTTCGTCGTCCCCGAACACATGGACATCGACGGCGCTGGAAAGCTCAAGGAGTACGCCATGGACAGGGGCCGCCCGCGCGGCGACTTCTGGGAGAACTGCGTCTGGGGCGAGTCCGTCTCCATGGAAGGCAACGATCTCTATCTCTTCCAAGCCATCCACCAGGAGAGCGACGTCGTGCCGGAGAACGTGGACGCGATTCGGGCGGTGACGAATACGGCGGACGCCGAAGAGAGCATCGAGACCACCAACGACGCGCTCGGAATCGGCTTCTAA
- a CDS encoding aminopeptidase, which produces MSLDDAAKTAVEQCMALEADESCAIITDDKRWDIGKALYDTASEISDDVTITRYPVGNQHGEEPPAAVAAAMAAADVVLAPTTKSLSHTRARGNANDEGARIATLPGITQKVMVTGLAADYENIDEHCKDVLAQVEDAEEIRVTTEKGTDITFEPGDREWYDDTGLCHEPGDFTNLPAGEVFVSPENVNGKYVVDGTMRPHGLLEDGQTLEFEVEDGYVTSISDDEIREQVETGAEEVGQDAYNLAELGIGTNVAVTELVGSVLLDEKAGGTVHIAIGDDAGIGGDTDAPLHLDGIIREPTVYADGEEVELPQP; this is translated from the coding sequence ATGAGTCTGGACGACGCCGCGAAGACCGCCGTCGAGCAGTGTATGGCACTCGAAGCCGACGAGTCGTGTGCGATAATCACCGACGACAAGCGCTGGGACATCGGCAAGGCGCTGTACGACACCGCCAGCGAGATCAGCGACGACGTGACGATCACCCGCTATCCCGTCGGAAACCAGCACGGCGAGGAGCCACCGGCCGCCGTCGCCGCCGCGATGGCCGCCGCCGACGTCGTCCTCGCGCCGACGACGAAGAGTTTGAGCCACACCCGCGCACGCGGAAACGCGAACGACGAGGGGGCACGCATCGCCACCCTCCCCGGCATCACACAAAAAGTGATGGTGACGGGTCTCGCCGCCGACTACGAGAACATCGACGAGCACTGCAAGGACGTGCTCGCGCAGGTCGAGGACGCGGAGGAGATTCGCGTCACGACCGAGAAGGGGACGGACATCACCTTCGAACCCGGCGACCGCGAGTGGTACGACGACACCGGCCTCTGTCACGAACCCGGCGACTTCACCAACCTTCCCGCGGGCGAGGTGTTCGTCAGCCCCGAGAACGTGAACGGCAAGTACGTCGTGGACGGCACCATGCGCCCGCACGGCCTCCTCGAAGACGGCCAGACACTCGAATTCGAAGTCGAAGACGGCTACGTCACGAGTATCAGCGACGACGAAATCCGCGAGCAGGTCGAGACGGGAGCGGAGGAAGTCGGACAGGACGCCTACAACCTCGCCGAACTCGGCATCGGCACCAACGTCGCGGTCACCGAACTCGTCGGCTCCGTCCTCCTCGACGAGAAGGCGGGCGGCACGGTCCACATCGCCATCGGCGACGACGCGGGCATCGGCGGCGACACGGACGCTCCGCTCCACCTCGACGGCATCATTCGTGAGCCGACGGTCTACGCGGACGGCGAGGAAGTCGAACTGCCACAGCCATAA